The following proteins come from a genomic window of Rutidosis leptorrhynchoides isolate AG116_Rl617_1_P2 chromosome 10, CSIRO_AGI_Rlap_v1, whole genome shotgun sequence:
- the LOC139872456 gene encoding large ribosomal subunit protein P3-like, whose translation MGVYTFVCKLSGGEWSAKQLKGDLEGSAESTYTLQRKLVNAVLSSDSSGGVQSSFSYVLPDSAVFQVIIGGGAGGASFGGGAAAASAPAGGAAAAEAPAAEEKKEEKEESDDDMGFSLFD comes from the exons ATGGGAGTTTACACATTCGTATGCAAATTATCCGGTGGTGAATGGAGTGCTAAGCAGTTGAAAGGTGATCTTGAAGGATCTGCTGAATCGACGTACACTCTTCAACGGAAACTTGTTAACGCCGTTCTTTCTTCTGATTCATCCGGCGGTGTTCAATCTTCATTCAGCTATGTTCTCCCTGATTCTGCTGTCTTTCAG GTGATTATTGGTGGAGGTGCTGGTGGTGCCTCTTTCGGAGGTGGAGCTGCTGCAGCATCAGCACCAGCTGGCGGTGCAGCCGCTGCTGAGGCACCTGCAGCTGAGGAGAAGAAGGAAGAGAAAGAGGAGAGTGATGACGACATGGGTTTCTCGCTCTTTGATTAG